GAAATATCCGGATCACGATCTGGATCGTTCACAAACTGATGATGCGCCAGATGTTGCAGCCGATAGTGGTGAGTCGAAGAGAACAGCGGAAACATGCAAAACCAATCCGATGCCAGATCGTTCAGCTTGCGATGCTTGAACAGCGTGTGATGCACGCCTTCATGGGCCAACCCGGAAAGCTGATGCTGGCACGCTCCAACAATCACAATCGCAATCGCATAGATGGGCACCTGCCACCAGGCCGACCACCCCGCCTGATTCATCGCCACCGACGCCGCGAGGGTGCCGCCGATGACGACTGCCAGCACCGCATAGGTCCGCAGAATGAACCACCAGTTGGTGAGGTTGTCGGTCTGCCGCAAGTGCTGGATCGTCGCAATCAGCGCCGGATCGCGAAGCGTTCCCTCTCGGGCAGTCGGAGCACTCGTCGGGGCATGGGTTGCGGGATTCGGCTGCATGGCTGGTTCCTTTAGCGGTTGGCCCGATCCGTCGTCGTTGCTGGGGCGCTGGCTTCTTGGGCATACAGTTTGGTAATCCGCTTGGCGATCAGACGATCGAGCAAACGCGGGAAAAATCGATTGATGAACAACATCCACCGGGCATCGCCGCCAATGACCGTCTCGCGCTGATTTTTCTCGATCGATCGCACGATTGTCTCGGCAACTTTCGCCACCGGCATTCCCTTGCTGGCATCAATGGGATAGCGGCCATCTTTGCGAATCAGATGCTCTTGCAAATCGGTTTGGGTTAATCCGGGTACCATCGTCAGCACATCAATATCAAACCGTGACATTTCGCCACGCAGTGATTCGCTCAGCCCCATCAGGCCGAATTTGCTGGCGGAGTATTCCGGCCACGCGGGCATTCCTCGGCGAGCGCACATCGATGTCACATTCGCAATCGCGGCCTGTTGGCCCCGCTCCAAAAGCGGAATCGCCAGGCGAATCATCTCAATGGGCGCGTAAAAATTCACTTCCATGACCTGCCGCAGGATCGACTCGCTGGAGGTGGCAAAGTGCCCCCACGCGCCGATGCCCGCATTGTTGATGAGCAGATCCAGCCCGCCCCATTCGCGCTGCACGCGCTCGAACAGTGCCGCACGCTGATCGGGTTGGGTGATATCGGTGGGGACGACCATGCAGGTGCCGCCGCGACTTTCGATTTCGCGGGCGACTTCTCGCAGACGATCTGCCGACCGTGACGCCAATGCGACCTTGGCCCCGTTCCCGGCAATCTGCACAGCAATCGCTCGGCCGATGCCGCTGGATGCCCCGGTCAGAATTGTGCGTCGTCCCGTCCAACTGCGTTTCATGCCAGTCCCCTCCGCCGCTGGGATTGCATCGGCAACTTTCACCCGTTGCATTCAGCTTAGGAAGATCCACCCCGCTCGCGGAAGAGAAACCGCTCACCACTCCTCTGCTTCACACCAGAAATCCTCGCTATCTTCGCTATCTTCGCGCGATTCGTCCCATTTCTCCGGTTGGGCTTTTCTTGCGGGTTTCGCATGGGGTATCATCTTCGCCGGATTCTCTCCTTGAGGCGGCGACACGGAGGTTGGCCCCATGGTCTGGCTACTCATCGGCTACATGTTTCTCTTCATTGACAGACCG
This DNA window, taken from Tuwongella immobilis, encodes the following:
- a CDS encoding SDR family oxidoreductase, yielding MKRSWTGRRTILTGASSGIGRAIAVQIAGNGAKVALASRSADRLREVAREIESRGGTCMVVPTDITQPDQRAALFERVQREWGGLDLLINNAGIGAWGHFATSSESILRQVMEVNFYAPIEMIRLAIPLLERGQQAAIANVTSMCARRGMPAWPEYSASKFGLMGLSESLRGEMSRFDIDVLTMVPGLTQTDLQEHLIRKDGRYPIDASKGMPVAKVAETIVRSIEKNQRETVIGGDARWMLFINRFFPRLLDRLIAKRITKLYAQEASAPATTTDRANR